The following is a genomic window from Perognathus longimembris pacificus isolate PPM17 chromosome 20, ASM2315922v1, whole genome shotgun sequence.
gctgggctgggctgccagCTGGGGGCTCTTGAAGAGCAGCCAAAAGAAGGGCCCTgcaaccagcacacacactcaGTGCACGCAGGCGCGGGCGCTACCCTCAGAGGCCCAGCCTGCAAGGCCAGAGGCTGCCCTGGAGCCCTAAGGAGCCCACCCCCAGGCCTTTGTCCCTCCCCAGGCACTGCCCGGGAAAATCCTCCAGAGGCAGGGACCAGCCCAAAAGCTGACTCCCCAGGGAGCCTTTAGATTCCAAGGCAAATGGATGCCTTATCCTCTGGGCCAGCCCACTCACCATCCCATCTTCCCGTAAGATCATTTTTACCTACTAAATGCATCTCATGGAATTCAGCTTAAAAGCCTTGGTCCCACTAGAAGCCTCCCAGTGTAACAGTTTATGTGGCCTACATTGGGCCaggccctacacacacacaccctgcacaGGAGTGCCTCATCTGGCTGAGACTGTCAGGTGGGTTCTATTCTGGTCCTGGctgtgcagatgaggaaactgaggctagggAGGCACTAAGGCAAGGCACTCAGGAGGTGGAAGATGGTGGACTGCAAGTTCCAAGCCATCCTGCACTACATGTTAAGCCTGACTCGATAGATAAATAGAGGAATGTAGAGCCAGGCAGGAGGGCACCTGGTTCCCCGGTGGCTCAGCTAGTCTGGGGTGAGTCAAGTGaccctgggcacagtggctccgCCCCATGGCTATCAGTCAGTAGGACTCTGAGGGGAGAAGACAGAAAGAGGCTAAGAAAGGGGCTGTCTCCACTGGGCAACGgtggcctgtaaccctagctacttaggaggctgaaatctgaggatcacgattcaaagccagcctgcgcaggaaagtccatggaactcttctctccaattaacctcaagaaaaccagaagtggtgctgtgtctcaacatactagagcactagccttgagctaaagagcttagggacagtgcccaggcccagagttcaagccatatgacaaataaaaaaagaaagggacatCTCTGAGGGTGGGTCCTGGGCCCCCAGAAAGGTCAGGGGTGGAAGGGTCTGTGCAGGGACTCACCAAGCGTGAAGCTGGAGAAGGAAGActtgtgcatgcctgtgtgtcgGCCCAGCTCTGTCCTGGCCACGCCAGGGTGCAAAGCATTGGCAGTCACACCCGTACCTGAGGAAGTACAGAGGGGGGTCGAGGGGTGAGTGGTTCACCCCCTCCCCAGGAGGCTCTGCAGCCCACTGGGCTCTGGGTCTTCCCTGTGCTATGTCATCCACACACCTGCATCCATGCCAACCTTCACTCTGGAACCCGTGTCCAGTGGCTCCTCTTATGAAGCAGCTGGGCAGCATGGTTGCCCTACCCAGCATGCACCACAGGCAGGTGCAAGGTAGAATGCTGAGCTGCAAACCTGGATTCAGCACACTAGTCACCAGGAGCATCCTCTCCCACATCCAGCTGTGATAACCATGTCTGCAGACATTGGCAGATGTGCCCTAGGGACCAAAATCGCTcccaggtgagagccactggtgtaGAACACCAGAGGCTTAGAAGCCTGTCCATGAGAGTCTGGTGAAGGCCAATCATTAGAATGGTGattgattagtgatgtctgccttGGGCACAGAGGTGCACATGTGGTATGATTGATTAGTGATGCCTGCCTCAGGCACAGAGGAGGGCATGTAGTATGAGAGCCACCCCTTTGACCACACCATCTGGAGCTACAGCCTGTCTTATAAACCCAGGGTCCCAGAAGAGATGTTCTAGGAGGAGGAAGACCAGCGAGGCGGGCCACTTAACACACCTTGTAGCCGCCGGCTCAGCTCCTTGGTGAAGAGGACCACGGCCAGCTTGCTCTGACAGTAGGCTTCTTTGGTGTTGTAGTTCCTCTTCTGCCAGTTCAGGTCATCAAAATCTATGTGTCCAGCGATGTGGGCCAGGGATGAGAGGTTGATGATGCGGGAGGGGGCTGAGGCTTTCAGCTTGTCCATCAGCAGGTTAGTTAGGAGAAAGTGACCTGTACCAGGGTCCCAGACAACCAAACCCCACTTATTTCTCACTCCCACTATTAACATACAGACATCCTTCTTCTCCAAGTCCATGAGTGCCTAAAACTCACTTTCAGGACACTATTCAGCCCAGACTCTGCATCTGGAGACAAGACTGTACATCTGCAGGTTGATCTGGCCTTGGAAAATATTGAGAAATGTCCTTTGAGGTATTACAGAGTCCTCTAGGTGGCAGAGGTCTACAGGGCATGTCAAGCTCTGTGCAAATGCTCTCATGTAAGTCACATGAGCACCCACAGGCTTTGGTACCCAAATGAGGGCCCCCTctcctcctgagctgctaggtcACCCATAGTAGCTACCCCACTGTCCTGACAGTGGACCAGGTCCCAAGCAGGCCAGGACACCCACAGGCCCCCACGCGGGTGGAACCCAGCCTCAGCCCAGGCAAACGATGGCATCACAGTCACTGGCCCAGAACTCACCCAGATGGTTGACACCAAACTGCATCTCGAAGCCATCCTCAGTGGTCCAGTGTGGGCACCGCATCACAGCCGCATTGTTGATCAGAATGTCCACTCGCTCCTCTTCTGGAAGATGGGTGAGGACAGAGACGGGCCCTCAGGGCTGACGACAGGGGTCCTGGCCAAAGTGGCCTCTTTTGGAAACAGAGTCTCTGCACAGGTCACCTAATCCCATCAGGACTAGGGTGGGCTCCTCCCGTCCCCCCTGGTGCCCTCCTAGAGGAGAAGCCCTGGGCCCTCATGAAGAATAAACAGGAGAAGCCTTGTGAGGGCGGGCCAGAGGTGGGAAACCCCACATCAAGGTGTGGCCCAACTAGTTCCTGCTGAGCTGGGGGCAGAATCCACCCTGTTTCTTTCCATGGCTTGTTTGTGGCTGTCTCCCTGTGTCTCTCCACATGGAGTTCTCTATGTACATTGGCCCCTGCCTCTGTGcctcaatttcctttctttgttgtattttttctttctttttttttttttttttggtcagtaatgaactcaaggcctgggccctgtctctgagcttttctgctcaaggctaccacctggagccacagcaccacttccagtttttctggtggttcactggagataagagtctcaaggactttcctgcctaggatggctctcaactttgatcttcagatctcagcctccagagcagctaggattacaagcgtgagccactagcacccagctgaactttttattctatattttctTAGCAGTACTGGGGACTGACCTCTGGGGCTCCCCAGGTGAGGCAAAACCACTAGGGGCACACACCAGTCGTTTTCCTTTTAATCTAGATAGAGTTTCACGTTTTTTGCAGAGCTGGCCTCGGAATGGCATCCTCCTACCTCTCCCctaagttgctgggattacagaaatctGCAACAGGCTCCCAACTTCCTTTTTATGAGGACAACAGAGATATTGAGATGGGGTCCACCCTGGTGCCCTCATTTTAACTTGATTACCTTTACCAAAAAAACTCCTGCTTCTAAACAAGGTCACCTTGTGATCAAGGCCCCAATGTTTCTTTTCAAGGGCATACAACTGAACCCACAGACTCCTACTAGATGCCCAGCCCCTACCACACAGGGACCACCATCTCCTTCACCTTGGTCAGTCAAAATCACAAGCTCTGGGGCTGGCCAGACAAGGGTTCAAATCTGGGCTCTACCAAGATACAAGGACACCCGCACATCCAGGTTCATTGCtacactatttacaatagccaagatacagaaacaacccagatgccccacaatagataaaAGAATCCAAAATATGTAGTACctttatacaatggaatttttacacagtcattagaaagGATATAAGAATGGCAttggcagagaaatggatggatctagaacaaaccATGTTGAGCaaggtgaggtaagccaagatcagagaaacAAACAGATCATATTCTCCTTGATAGGCggaaaatagatttaaaacacaACCAGATATGACAAAGTGTACAGAATTCTAGACACCCATACACAGTGAGATCCAAAGAGAATAGTAttaggagaaaagcaccaagTTGTAATAGCCAAGCACCtcttctctctcatatatatatatatatatatatatatatatatatatatatatatgaactccaaagagaagaaaacaaagtaacttttcttaatttgtcttatcatttttagatgactctgtattctttttttttcccagtcctggggcttgaactcagggcctgagcactgacgctggcttccttttgctcaaagctaacactctaccacttgagccacagtgccacttccatttttttctgcttatgtggtgctgaggaatcaaacccagggcttcatgcatgctaggcaagcactctaccactaagccacagtcccaaccTGACTCTATTCTTTACCTCATACACTGTGTGATACAcctgcacatctgagggaaggtgaggagagggcacagaatcagtggaAAGCAGGTGAGAATGTGCAACAGCAGGGCCCAGGGGTTGCAttggacattgatgaagatgAACCACACAATGCATGGAccgagatgggagggaggaaatgacagAGAAGGCGGGAATAGATGAtactaagaaaaagaaagcaatgtacttattacctgacatatgtaaaggTAACCTCGCTGTATACCACctctaaaacaataataaagtaatttcttttttaatcttggCTCTACCCTGACCTGGCCTATGACCCAGGACAGGTCACATAGCttttctgtgactcagtttccctcttTGTAAAATAGATAATAGCCTGCTCCAAATGTGTAATTATGACTCATGGAACAAGAATTTCCTAAGCACCTGTTACCCTGCCCTGGGTATACAGGGTGGACCAGACACTTAAGGGCCTGCCTTCAGCCAGCATGGCTGACAGCCAACACATACTCCAGAGTCCTCCAGTGAAAGGCGCTGCCAGGAAAGCCAGTAGTGGGGGGCAGCGAGTGCTGGCGGTGCTGGATGCACCAGAATCTAGGTAGAGAGCCTGGTCCTGGGCAGCAGCCACCCCGGACCTCAGCCTACCAAGACAGCATTGTCCACCTACCTTCGATGACCTTCGTCGCAAACTCTCGGATGGACCTGAGGGAAGCCAGGTCCAGGTGCCGGGCACTCACGCGATGATTGAGCGTCTCCCCACGAATGTCCCTGGCCGCTGCTTCACACTTCCCCATGTCACGGCAGGCCAAGATGACATGGCCTCCTGGAAATCAGGGACAGAGACACATTAAGAGGAAAACACAGAGCCAGGAGTCATGGctcacctgtcaccccagcaccCTGGAAGGCTAAGATTTGGAGGTTTGCaacttgaggccagcccagaaaaaagttcatgagacctcatctcaaccaactcaaagctgggtgtggtgatgcacaATTCTACCATCCCAAGTATGTCCGAAGTAAAATAGGAAGATTGCAGTCCAAGCTGGctaggcacagagagagagagagagagcgcgcgcaaaaggggctggagaggaggctcaagcagtagagcacctgcctagcaagtgcaaggccctgagttcaaactccagtactggtcaaaaatcaaaaataaaagctacCCCATGAAACTTCCCTAGAGAAGATAAAAAGATACACTCCACCAAAACCTTCTGTGAAAGGTAGAAACACAAACATCCCTCCTCAGATCACTGAAACTCAGGCCTCAGGGTCACCACTAGGGAACCACACACAGAGCCAGGTTCTGCACACTGCATTCATACGCActctccaggacacacacagatATGGGACCCTCACTCTGAGCCCCACAAAGAGGGTGGATTTTACCTCTTCTGGCCAGTTCCAAGGCAGTCTGTTTCCCAATGCCTGTGTTGGCTCCTGTCACAATGACTGTCTTCCCAGGTATGGTGGCCTTGCTGGGGCAAAGCCCACCTGTGACATAATCCCTGAAGGTGAGAGCACAGTaagctttggtttttgttttttcagtattgggctttgaactcaggccctcctcacttgttaggcaagcatatAACCATTGTAGCCGCACCTATTTCAGTGCTTCTGttccagtttgtttttcagatagggcctcgTACTTTTCCCGGCCTAAgactatgattctcctacctccacctcctgagtagttggtgcTACACGAGCACCTTTATTATGGAGGTAGGGTCTAACTATTTTACTCTGGCTGCCCTTAAATCACAACCCTTCAACTCCTGCTTCTAAGCAAGCCCaagaccttgagctcaaaccccatacaaccaccaaaaaaaggggaggaggaagtggaggaggggaagggggagggggagggggagggggaagagggggaaagaaaggaaaggaaggaggagagggaaattacTGCCCCTTCCCTGAGTTTTCCTGAAGATGGGAGGTAGGGCTCACAGTGTACATGAAATTCTGCTTAAATACTTTTGTCATCCCCAAGTGAGGTAGCAGCAAAGCCATTTCTCTCTCATCTTAATGACCTGCCAGAGGCTACTGGGTCAGAGATAAGGATTTAAAACCAGatcggagctgggaatatggcctagtggcaagcgtgcttgcctcctatacatgaagccctgggtttgattccccagcaccatgtatatagaaaatggccagaagtggtgctgtggctcaagtggcagagtgctagccttgagcaaagagaagccagggacagtgagtgctcaggccctgagtccaaggcccaggactggcaaaaataataataataataataataataataataataataaataaaaacattaaaacataaataaatagggctgggaatatggcctagtggcaagagtgcttgtcttgtatacatgaagccctgggttcaattccccagcaccacatatatagaagacagccagaagtggcgctgtggctcaagtggcagagtgctatccttgagcataaaaaaagaagccaggggggctgggaatatggcctagtggcaagagcgcttgcctcctacgattccccagcaccacatatatggaaaatggccagaaggggcgctgtggctcaggtggcagagtgctagccttgagcgggaagaagccagggacagtgctcaggccccgagtccaaggcccaggactggcaaaaaataaataaatagattagatagatagatagatagatagatagatagatagatagatagatagatagatagatagatagatagaaagatagatagatagataaaccaGATCAGCTGGGTGTCTGTCCTTTAATTTCTGTATTACAGTctgtgtactttttctttttcctgcatgAACCAGTCTCTAGACATTTGCTAGGTGAATTAATTGACCGATTCTGAATCCAGAAGGCGGCCCGGGGCAAGAGCCACAGGCTTaagcaagcaccaggccctgagctcgGACCCCAGAACCCACCACCCCCTCCTCAAAGCAAACGTCAGGAAGAAATGAACCAAAATGCTCCCGAGGCCCCACTGCTCCTCGGGTGACCCTGGGCCAGCGACCCCTCTCCCGCCCCGGTGATCCCtgacccccgcctcccccctggccctggccccggccTGGCCCCGTCCCGAGGCCCGTGGCTGGCGGGCGCGACGGGGCCGGGCCGGCGAGGGCAGGAGGCCGGCGGGGACAGGTGCTCACTTGAACAGCACGACGCCACCCACCGCTGCGCCCAGCACGGACATGGGAAGCAGGTAGCGGTTCATCCCGGGAGGTGCGCGGGCCGCCCGCCCGGAGCCTCTGAGGAGGAAGCGCCGTCTTGCGACCTCCGTGCACGGCGTTGCAGCCGCGACGACTCCACGCGGGTTTCCGGAACCCGGCAACAGGAGGCGGGGCCTGACCCAGCAGGGGGCGTGCCTGGTGAGCGGGACCGGGGTGACGCGATCTGTAGGCCCTGTTGCCGACGCGGGGGATGCTGGGAAGTGTAGTTTCAAGACTCGAGGGCGGGAAGAGGTCGAGGGGAGTGGACAGCGTCTCTGGCGAATGACGTCACGTGCGGGTAGGCGCCGCGCGGTTCTGGAGTGGAAAGACTGCGGGGTTTCCGCTCGCCTCCGGGACGGCCGGCTGCTTTTTGTGTCTGCTCCTCTGGAGCCATGGGCCAGCCCGACTGCCTCCGCATTGCGCACACTGTCCAGAGATGGGTAGCCTAAGCCTGGCagggtagtgcatgcctgtaaagTCCTCTCCAGAGGCCTCGACAGGCAGGCGGATGGCAAGACTGCCTCAAAAGCAAACATACCGACGAAAGGTTGGGGCGCAGAGGTGGCTTAAGTGGCACACCACCTGCCTAGCATGCCACTGGCCGGGGTCCAATCACCAGtactgaaaagaataaaagaaacaatgGAGGAGGTTGGGGCCTGAACCCgcacccctccacccaccccacccacccacccccgcgTCTGATGGAGGAGGCAAGGGCCCAgatctgagggaggagggctggggcctggacccctgggtttgagggaggaaggagggctgaAGTTTGAACTTCTGGatctgagagagaaaaagagcattTACACTTAAAAATCGTGCCCTGGGCCTGtaatggtagctcatacctataatctagctacttggaagattaTGGGGATCcatgttcaaggtcagcccaggcaggaaaaaagttCAAGATGCCCCTTCCAAAAAGCTGCATGTGATGGTCTTTGCCTGTTACCTGAGCTAGCCACTGGTAGACTGTGCCCAGGTCTGGTCTGGAAGTGAGaccttatattaaaaataactagcaaagggggctgggaatatggtttagcagtaaagtgcttgccgagcatgcatgaagccctgggttcgagttgtcagcgccacataaacagaaaaggccaaaagtggcactgtggctcacgtggtagagtgctagcctggagcaaaaagaggccagggtcggtgctcaggccctgagttcaaaccccaggactggcaaaaacaaaacaaaacaaaaaacctagcaAAAAtatcagggctggaggtgtgtctcagtGGTAAGAAGTCCTGTTTAGCTAATGTGAgaacccaagttcaaaccctgtaccaaagaaatgggggaaagtgcactgggttccattccccaaacaggaaaggtagggaggaaggggagaaataggaaggaaggaaggaggggagggagggagagagatacatGTAAACAGGACATATCCCAGTGCTGAGAACCTGCCCAGCATGCCCACGTGCGAGCTCATTAAGACTGATAATATCTCAGCTATCAGATTGGCAGGGCTGAAATCTCCAGTAATTCCCAGTGTTGGCAAGGACGGGGGAACTCCCTGAGGTGGGCGTGACAATTATACAGAGCTCCTTAAATCCCATTCATCCACCTGCTGGCAAAACCCCCAGCAGGTGCGTGACCCAGCTAAGCATCTATATACTGAGGGTGTGGCTGGtcgtttgaaaagaaataaatgtaggaAGCTTCTTCACGGGCTTGGCTCTCTCGTAGTGAGATGCTATAAGCAATAAATCAACCTTACACAAAATTAAATCTAAAAGCAAGTAAgtattggctgggaatgtagcttagtagtagagtgcttgcctagcatgcatgaagccctgggtttgattcctcagtaccacataaacagaaaaaggcagaatcggcactgtggttcaagtggtagaatgttagacttgagcaaaagaagctcaggaacagtgctcaggccctgagttcaagccgcaggactggaggggggaaaaaaaggaattatGTAAATAAGAAATTCAACTTGGCCATGCCTTGGTAGATCACTggcctgtaatcttggctgctCAGATTGAGATAAAAAGGACAATTTGAGCCAATTCCCTCCTCTGAGGCCTCCTACTTCTTTCCCAGACACTCCCTGTCAGGTTGGAATGTCTGAGCACCCCTGTACAGAGTTGATGTTTACAAATTCCTGATAAgcactgggtgctgtcccaggtgCTGAGAAAGTTGTCCTTCTGTGGCCTATGGCTCCCATGTACCCCATCCTGTgtcttgtgtctgtctgtctgtctgtctctctctctctcacacacacacacacacatcttccctCCCTAGTCTAGATTCCACATGAGAGAGAAAACATATACTTGTCTTTCACTTAACTTGATGATCTCCCATGCCATTCATGTTCATGCAAATAGcatcattttattcatttccatGCCTGGCTAAAActctattgtgtatatggaccatcTTTTCTGTGTCCATTCACCCACAAACCTGTGCTCTGATTC
Proteins encoded in this region:
- the Rdh13 gene encoding retinol dehydrogenase 13 isoform X1, with protein sequence MNRYLLPMSVLGAAVGGVVLFKDYVTGGLCPSKATIPGKTVIVTGANTGIGKQTALELARRGGHVILACRDMGKCEAAARDIRGETLNHRVSARHLDLASLRSIREFATKVIEEEERVDILINNAAVMRCPHWTTEDGFEMQFGVNHLGHFLLTNLLMDKLKASAPSRIINLSSLAHIAGHIDFDDLNWQKRNYNTKEAYCQSKLAVVLFTKELSRRLQGTGVTANALHPGVARTELGRHTGMHKSSFSSFTLGPFFWLLFKSPQLAAQPSTYLAVAEELEDVSGKYFDGLKEKVPAPEAEDEEIARRLWAESARLVGLEVSHGSSVRGQVLPR
- the Rdh13 gene encoding retinol dehydrogenase 13 isoform X2, which encodes MNRYLLPMSVLGAAVGGVVLFKDYVTGGLCPSKATIPGKTVIVTGANTGIGKQTALELARRGGHVILACRDMGKCEAAARDIRGETLNHRVSARHLDLASLRSIREFATKVIEEEERVDILINNAAVMRCPHWTTEDGFEMQFGVNHLGHFLLTNLLMDKLKASAPSRIINLSSLAHIAGHIDFDDLNWQKRNYNTKEAYCQSKLAVVLFTKELSRRLQGTGVTANALHPGVARTELGRHTGMHKSSFSSFTLGSPAFLPSLATELRTGGAAMLSPSSRALLCLGKSRETLQDGPRAPHQGFHKFQAGTLEAWLYFVWEI